A single region of the Biomaibacter acetigenes genome encodes:
- a CDS encoding FAD-dependent oxidoreductase codes for MSPIRVGKHMLKNRIIAAPVTLHSASNGENYPTEAAMNFFVQRAKAGAGLVVCAGVKVLPVGDDGEHVNWNLYKHNAMHRLAELAERIHFYGAKASMELIGIFEDGYVASEGGLLMDGVTPGREIPVSEMMRYKEGYAHSAEMLMKLGYDGILLHFGHGIPIAQFLSPLTNKRTDQYGGSFENRVRYIIEILKAIRERVGDNMIIEIRMSADEFKEGGIDIAEGIKIAEALQQYADIIQASCGMITPDLMCRTHPCDFLPPNPNVYLAEAFKKSGKITSYVTAIGGIGSLADADEIIASGKADFVAICRALIADPELITKSIAGKEDDVVPCIKCMRCHDSTVYGHLLQCSVNPTIGIMHHLDSMIIPPQEKKKVAVIGGGPAGMYAALTASKRGHQVTLYEKTGSLGGTLKFATKVNFKYSLAKFRDYLISQVEKSPVEVKLNTCVSPDELKNLGYDAVIVAIGAEPLVPPIPGIEHSIFATNTYGNEDILGNNVIIIGGGQVGCETALHLARLGKTVTILEMRDEMAPDASRTHRGDLLAEMNKEKNLIQITSAKCISINPDGIVYEKNNEKFTLSADNVILAAGMKPRTSEADAFAGISDIYRLAGDCVRARTVEAAVREGYFAGINV; via the coding sequence ATGAGTCCGATTCGAGTTGGCAAGCATATGTTGAAGAACCGGATTATCGCGGCTCCGGTTACATTGCATTCAGCTTCAAACGGAGAAAACTACCCTACCGAAGCCGCTATGAACTTTTTTGTCCAGAGAGCGAAGGCAGGTGCCGGTCTTGTTGTATGTGCAGGTGTAAAGGTGCTGCCTGTGGGGGATGACGGTGAACACGTAAACTGGAACCTTTATAAGCACAATGCCATGCACAGACTGGCAGAACTGGCCGAAAGGATTCATTTTTATGGCGCAAAGGCATCCATGGAGTTAATAGGTATTTTTGAAGATGGGTATGTTGCGTCGGAAGGCGGATTGCTCATGGATGGCGTGACCCCGGGCCGTGAAATTCCCGTCAGCGAAATGATGCGCTATAAAGAAGGATATGCACATTCAGCAGAAATGCTGATGAAGTTAGGCTATGATGGAATACTGCTTCATTTTGGCCATGGCATACCAATAGCACAGTTCCTGTCACCTCTGACAAACAAAAGGACCGACCAGTATGGTGGAAGTTTTGAAAACCGGGTGCGCTATATTATTGAAATTCTCAAAGCGATCCGGGAAAGAGTCGGAGACAATATGATAATTGAGATTCGCATGTCTGCTGACGAATTCAAAGAAGGCGGCATTGATATCGCGGAGGGAATAAAAATTGCAGAAGCGCTTCAACAATATGCGGACATCATACAAGCAAGCTGCGGAATGATAACGCCGGACCTCATGTGCAGAACACATCCGTGCGATTTTCTGCCTCCCAACCCAAATGTATATCTTGCAGAAGCTTTTAAGAAGTCAGGTAAAATTACATCTTATGTAACAGCAATCGGTGGCATTGGGAGCCTGGCGGATGCCGATGAAATAATAGCCTCAGGCAAGGCCGATTTTGTTGCAATATGCAGAGCGCTTATTGCTGATCCGGAACTTATTACAAAAAGCATAGCCGGAAAAGAAGATGATGTGGTGCCCTGCATCAAATGCATGAGATGCCATGACAGCACCGTGTATGGACATTTATTGCAGTGCTCAGTCAATCCGACAATTGGCATAATGCATCATCTGGATTCCATGATCATACCGCCGCAAGAAAAGAAAAAGGTTGCTGTCATCGGCGGAGGGCCGGCAGGCATGTATGCAGCACTTACTGCCTCAAAGCGCGGGCACCAAGTTACTTTATATGAAAAAACAGGCAGCCTGGGAGGCACGTTAAAGTTTGCAACCAAAGTTAATTTCAAATATTCCCTTGCAAAATTCAGAGATTACCTGATAAGTCAGGTGGAAAAATCGCCTGTTGAAGTGAAACTAAATACGTGTGTTTCACCTGATGAACTTAAAAATCTGGGATATGACGCGGTTATTGTTGCAATTGGAGCAGAACCTTTGGTTCCGCCAATTCCGGGTATTGAACATTCTATTTTTGCAACGAACACATACGGCAATGAAGATATCCTTGGCAACAATGTAATAATAATAGGCGGCGGGCAAGTTGGATGCGAGACGGCATTGCATTTGGCCAGATTGGGTAAAACAGTCACTATACTCGAAATGCGCGATGAAATGGCCCCGGATGCTTCCAGAACCCATCGGGGAGATTTATTGGCTGAAATGAACAAAGAAAAGAATTTGATTCAAATTACCTCTGCAAAATGTATTTCCATAAATCCGGATGGCATTGTTTATGAAAAGAACAATGAAAAATTCACGTTATCTGCAGACAATGTGATTTTAGCAGCAGGCATGAAGCCGCGAACATCAGAGGCTGATGCATTTGCAGGCATTTCGGATATCTACAGGCTCGCCGGTGATTGCGTCAGGGCCAGAACTGTTGAAGCGGCTGTGAGAGAAGGTTATTTTGCAGGTATTAATGTGTAA
- a CDS encoding 2Fe-2S iron-sulfur cluster-binding protein, with translation MKSITLKIDGYVIEAKEGQNLLQAALDAGIYIPHLCYHPDLTPAGNCKLCAVEIEGHDGIVQACETVVEDGMVVNTKTEAVKKLRNMALELLLASHPKDCTSCNKYLNCELQALMQYMGVAHSRLREIQKENTGIAKSDNLIKREMQRCIQCGRCVRACEELRGVGVLTFNKKNGETYIYTKDDKPLKETDCRFCGACVEVCPTGAIQDVEGVFSKNVPRNMALVPCKNNCPAHTDIPMYIRLVSQGRYSDAVSVIREKLTFPHSLGYICTHACESGCKRMHLNEPIAIREIKRFAVENDEAQAWRKKVVKNKPNGKKSGYYWRRPRRNDSSILFGKKGL, from the coding sequence ATGAAAAGCATTACTTTAAAAATCGATGGATACGTAATTGAAGCAAAAGAAGGGCAGAACTTGTTACAGGCTGCATTGGACGCGGGCATATACATTCCGCACCTTTGTTATCATCCGGATTTGACGCCGGCCGGCAATTGCAAGTTGTGTGCTGTAGAAATTGAAGGCCATGATGGCATTGTTCAGGCATGCGAAACCGTTGTCGAAGACGGCATGGTAGTAAATACAAAGACAGAAGCGGTAAAGAAACTTCGCAACATGGCGTTGGAACTGCTGCTGGCAAGTCATCCCAAAGATTGTACATCTTGCAACAAGTATCTTAATTGCGAATTGCAGGCCTTAATGCAATATATGGGCGTTGCCCATTCCAGGCTTCGCGAAATTCAAAAGGAAAATACAGGTATTGCCAAATCAGATAATTTGATAAAGCGCGAGATGCAGCGCTGCATCCAGTGCGGGCGTTGTGTCCGTGCTTGTGAGGAACTTCGCGGCGTTGGAGTCCTAACTTTCAATAAGAAAAATGGAGAAACTTATATTTATACAAAAGATGATAAACCATTGAAAGAGACGGATTGCAGGTTCTGCGGAGCATGCGTGGAGGTATGCCCTACGGGAGCCATCCAGGATGTGGAGGGTGTTTTTTCTAAAAATGTTCCAAGAAATATGGCGTTGGTGCCGTGCAAGAATAATTGTCCCGCGCATACAGATATACCTATGTATATCAGGCTTGTGTCGCAGGGTAGATACAGCGATGCGGTTTCGGTCATAAGGGAAAAATTGACATTCCCTCATTCTCTGGGATACATCTGCACGCATGCTTGTGAATCGGGTTGCAAGAGAATGCATCTGAATGAACCTATAGCAATAAGAGAAATAAAGCGTTTTGCTGTGGAAAATGACGAGGCTCAGGCATGGAGAAAAAAGGTTGTCAAAAATAAACCTAACGGGAAAAAAAGTGGCTATTATTGGAGGCGGCCCCGCAGGAATGACAGCAGCATACTATTTGGCAAAAAAGGGTTATGA
- a CDS encoding acetyl-CoA C-acetyltransferase codes for MKKVYIVAAKRTAIGSFLGSLKNESASDLGAVVLKNIIEETKINPEKIDEVIIGNVLHAGQGQGVGRQVAIKAGIPFTVPGYSVNMVCGSGMKALMTGYANIKADIHKLVVAGGVESMSQAPYLAHGNLRNGHKMGDFKLTDHMVFDALTDVYEGCHMGITAENIRRKYNITREEQDEFAAESQKRAIEAIKLGKFKDEIVPYEVKTKKGSFIFDTDEHPREGTTVEVLARLKPAFEENGTVTAGNSSGINDGAAMIMLASEEIVREENLNPMAEVIAVGQGGVDPSIMGLGPTPAIRNALKMAKLKLSDIDLLELNEAFAAQALGVIRELSNEHCVSEAWLRERTNVNGGAIALGHPVGVSGARIIVTLVHEMKKRGSKLGIASLCIGGGMGTAVVIKNLG; via the coding sequence ATGAAAAAAGTATATATAGTGGCTGCAAAGAGGACTGCCATCGGCAGTTTTCTCGGGAGCCTGAAGAATGAAAGCGCATCTGACCTGGGTGCTGTGGTATTGAAAAATATAATTGAAGAAACGAAGATTAATCCTGAAAAAATTGATGAAGTTATCATTGGAAATGTTTTACATGCAGGGCAGGGCCAGGGTGTTGGAAGACAGGTAGCTATCAAGGCGGGTATTCCGTTTACCGTACCGGGCTATAGTGTGAATATGGTTTGCGGCAGCGGGATGAAGGCATTAATGACAGGATATGCAAATATTAAGGCTGATATCCATAAATTGGTTGTTGCAGGCGGCGTGGAATCCATGAGCCAGGCCCCATATTTGGCACACGGGAATCTGAGAAATGGGCATAAAATGGGAGACTTCAAATTAACCGATCATATGGTTTTTGATGCACTGACAGATGTGTATGAAGGTTGCCATATGGGGATTACCGCTGAAAACATAAGGAGAAAATATAACATAACCAGAGAAGAACAGGATGAATTTGCGGCTGAATCACAGAAAAGAGCTATAGAAGCAATAAAGTTGGGGAAATTCAAAGATGAAATAGTGCCTTATGAGGTGAAAACCAAAAAGGGCAGCTTTATATTTGATACTGATGAACACCCCAGAGAAGGAACAACAGTTGAAGTTTTAGCAAGGTTAAAGCCGGCTTTTGAAGAAAACGGCACGGTTACTGCCGGAAACTCCTCGGGAATCAACGATGGGGCAGCGATGATCATGCTTGCTTCAGAAGAGATAGTGCGAGAGGAGAATCTTAATCCTATGGCTGAAGTTATTGCCGTTGGACAGGGAGGAGTAGATCCCAGCATAATGGGTCTCGGGCCAACGCCTGCCATCAGGAATGCTTTAAAGATGGCAAAACTAAAGTTGAGCGATATAGATTTATTAGAACTTAATGAAGCTTTTGCTGCTCAGGCTCTGGGTGTTATAAGGGAGCTTTCAAATGAGCATTGTGTCTCTGAGGCGTGGCTGCGGGAAAGAACCAACGTAAATGGTGGAGCAATTGCTCTTGGGCATCCGGTTGGAGTAAGTGGGGCGAGAATAATTGTAACACTTGTTCACGAGATGAAAAAGAGGGGTTCAAAGCTGGGAATTGCTTCGCTGTGCATCGGCGGAGGCATGGGAACTGCTGTAGTAATAAAAAATCTGGGGTGA
- a CDS encoding NADH-ubiquinone oxidoreductase-F iron-sulfur binding region domain-containing protein produces the protein MTCKANSAVLPKWQESDANACVVDYCKNLMDTARKESCGKCVLCREGTWQVYEIIKDITEGNGQSEDFELLLEILEQMDKNAKCEMSRTAASICIDLMKAHEEEWDKHIRRKRCSNLVCKGTYTVYVDPQLCDGCGKCLESCPHGAIAGKAGMIHVINPNMCSKSMICMSVCPKGAIKKAGAVKPKLPSEPVPVGSFDQPSAGQEGETMMRRRRRR, from the coding sequence ATGACCTGTAAGGCAAACAGTGCAGTTTTGCCAAAATGGCAGGAGTCAGATGCCAATGCCTGTGTAGTAGATTATTGCAAGAATCTTATGGATACCGCAAGGAAAGAGTCATGCGGGAAATGCGTTCTCTGCAGGGAAGGCACGTGGCAGGTTTATGAGATAATTAAAGACATAACGGAAGGCAACGGTCAAAGCGAAGACTTTGAATTATTGCTTGAAATCCTCGAACAAATGGACAAAAATGCAAAATGTGAAATGTCAAGGACGGCAGCTTCCATTTGCATTGATTTGATGAAAGCACATGAAGAAGAGTGGGATAAGCATATCCGCCGAAAAAGATGTTCAAACCTTGTATGTAAAGGCACTTATACCGTTTATGTGGATCCACAGTTGTGCGATGGATGTGGAAAATGCCTGGAGAGCTGTCCACATGGGGCGATTGCCGGCAAAGCAGGCATGATTCATGTTATTAATCCCAATATGTGCAGCAAGTCGATGATTTGCATGTCTGTTTGCCCCAAAGGTGCGATAAAGAAGGCCGGCGCAGTTAAACCAAAACTTCCGAGTGAACCCGTACCGGTAGGCAGTTTCGATCAGCCGTCCGCAGGCCAGGAAGGTGAAACAATGATGCGGCGGCGCAGAAGGCGATAG
- a CDS encoding FAD-dependent oxidoreductase, producing MSKINLTGKKVAIIGGGPAGMTAAYYLAKKGYETEVYERRARAGGMLSYGIPKYRLPQYIVDNEIEILKEIGGIKVYTNSNIKSVDDLKGKNYDAILIAIGATRGKRPPAYNKQWKNALDAVDFCKMACEGLTPKLGDTVTVYGGGNVGFDCARTAKKMGVGTVRIVCMEARDKMLADPEEINSALEENIEILTSRVITNIEESGDAVKSLSLSSIKSFKFTENGLELDMEENSAMTLTTDTLIFATGQQPELDDSFGIELVKSSFAKVDGMMKTNREGVFAAGDVIYGTKSVVDAIASGRQAAINIDKYLGGDGNIEETLFEREKLNPRIGTIDGFSKLARIDHFKNACDANAESIRCLQCDLRLDIQKVKYWVDAHFKSVKGVIK from the coding sequence TTGTCAAAAATAAACCTAACGGGAAAAAAAGTGGCTATTATTGGAGGCGGCCCCGCAGGAATGACAGCAGCATACTATTTGGCAAAAAAGGGTTATGAAACTGAAGTATATGAGCGGCGCGCCCGTGCCGGAGGCATGCTTTCTTATGGTATTCCGAAATACAGATTGCCTCAATATATTGTTGACAATGAAATAGAAATCTTGAAGGAAATAGGCGGAATAAAAGTCTACACTAATTCCAATATAAAATCTGTTGATGACCTAAAGGGAAAAAATTATGATGCCATACTGATAGCTATCGGCGCAACGAGAGGCAAAAGACCTCCGGCATACAACAAGCAATGGAAAAACGCTCTGGATGCGGTGGATTTTTGTAAAATGGCGTGTGAAGGTTTGACTCCGAAATTGGGAGACACTGTAACGGTTTACGGAGGCGGGAATGTTGGATTCGACTGCGCAAGGACAGCAAAAAAAATGGGCGTTGGCACAGTCCGAATCGTGTGCATGGAAGCTCGCGATAAAATGCTGGCAGATCCTGAAGAAATTAATAGTGCTTTGGAAGAGAACATTGAGATACTCACCAGCAGAGTCATTACAAATATTGAGGAGTCGGGAGATGCTGTCAAATCGCTGTCTCTTTCAAGTATAAAGAGTTTTAAATTCACTGAAAACGGACTGGAGCTCGATATGGAAGAAAATTCAGCAATGACGCTGACCACGGATACACTGATATTCGCAACCGGCCAGCAGCCGGAACTGGATGATTCATTTGGAATTGAGCTGGTGAAAAGCAGTTTTGCAAAAGTCGACGGCATGATGAAAACAAACAGGGAAGGGGTCTTTGCTGCCGGCGATGTAATCTACGGGACCAAATCTGTTGTGGACGCCATAGCATCCGGGAGACAGGCCGCAATTAACATAGACAAATATCTCGGCGGCGATGGGAACATTGAAGAAACGCTTTTTGAAAGGGAAAAATTAAACCCGCGCATAGGCACGATTGATGGCTTTTCGAAGCTTGCAAGAATTGATCATTTTAAAAATGCATGCGATGCAAATGCAGAATCTATTCGTTGCCTTCAATGCGATCTGAGGCTGGATATTCAAAAGGTCAAATATTGGGTAGATGCACACTTTAAGTCGGTAAAGGGGGTGATAAAATGA
- a CDS encoding MFS transporter, with amino-acid sequence MFENRKFAGYSIAFMFVGLLYNFFYSGLQNDHLNILTPFLQSNYGWDDLKITNPVTVGALVTIILYLVIGSLFVKYGVKKILLPSIVVMALGCVGIALSAGQNYLLYSISLFIVRVLVVPLQMGGFMLAANWYIKYRGRVLGVITAGSPLMSVVGIRMLTSMVAGYGLNAYVIIAGALGVLAALTAFAIKDTPEEVGLFPDGADHAPLSESEDAGQPITLKQILTDARAWQLIISYGILQFVIMAMMSYMAVRYISLSTPQDVPNLFVSKAMFWLSIGAASGIPMSYVLGWIDDKLGSIKASLVLNILFLFAVIPLAIMPVGGNTTLMAIWAFGVACMTGGLPTMHPCVTSYVYGRKNYMAANRWIMTIQAIPMAFALTFMGIFNQMGKLTTAYYILLVMLAISFVTILTMWNIPDANAADREYGLQRN; translated from the coding sequence ATGTTTGAAAACAGGAAATTTGCAGGTTACAGCATAGCTTTCATGTTTGTTGGACTGCTGTACAACTTCTTTTATTCGGGTCTTCAAAATGACCACCTGAACATCCTGACACCTTTTTTGCAATCAAATTATGGATGGGATGACCTCAAGATTACAAATCCGGTGACAGTAGGGGCTTTGGTGACGATTATACTGTACCTGGTCATAGGTTCACTGTTTGTCAAATACGGCGTCAAAAAAATATTATTGCCGAGCATTGTAGTTATGGCGCTGGGATGTGTAGGAATAGCACTGTCCGCAGGCCAAAATTATTTGCTGTATTCAATAAGCCTTTTTATCGTTCGTGTTCTGGTGGTGCCGCTACAAATGGGGGGATTCATGCTGGCTGCAAACTGGTACATCAAATACCGCGGCCGAGTTTTGGGGGTAATTACGGCAGGCAGTCCCTTGATGTCTGTTGTGGGAATACGAATGTTGACATCAATGGTAGCCGGCTATGGCCTGAATGCTTATGTTATTATAGCCGGTGCGCTGGGTGTGCTGGCGGCCCTGACTGCATTTGCCATTAAAGATACGCCGGAGGAAGTCGGGCTGTTTCCTGATGGCGCCGACCATGCGCCGCTTTCCGAATCTGAAGATGCCGGCCAGCCTATCACATTGAAACAGATTTTGACGGATGCAAGGGCATGGCAGCTTATTATATCATACGGCATTCTTCAATTTGTCATTATGGCAATGATGAGTTATATGGCTGTAAGATATATAAGTCTGAGCACGCCGCAGGATGTTCCAAACCTTTTTGTGAGCAAAGCAATGTTCTGGCTTTCCATAGGAGCCGCTTCGGGAATTCCGATGAGCTATGTTCTGGGCTGGATCGACGATAAACTCGGCTCCATAAAAGCGTCACTGGTTCTAAATATATTGTTCCTGTTTGCCGTTATTCCGCTTGCTATCATGCCTGTTGGCGGCAATACCACCCTTATGGCGATATGGGCGTTTGGTGTTGCATGCATGACAGGCGGCCTTCCGACAATGCACCCGTGTGTTACATCGTATGTTTATGGACGAAAGAATTATATGGCGGCAAACAGATGGATTATGACCATACAGGCCATTCCGATGGCGTTTGCATTGACATTTATGGGCATATTCAATCAAATGGGGAAGCTAACAACGGCTTACTATATACTTCTTGTCATGTTGGCCATTTCTTTTGTAACCATTTTAACCATGTGGAATATTCCCGATGCAAATGCTGCTGATAGGGAGTACGGGTTGCAGAGGAATTAA
- a CDS encoding FAD-dependent oxidoreductase, translated as MSIKLEADVIVIGGGASGITAAVAAAEKGVGVIVLEKGSTTGGAANMGMGLFAVESKYQKAQLIDFTKEDAFNLLMNYTHWRVDARLVRRYIEQSSNTIEWLESIGVEFLGAYKYFEKSTQTWHIVKTRGSNAPAERAASNMFRALTERAEELGVKIMYNTRATKILKENGYVTGVELITADGEKVTAECNAVIVATGGFGDNPKMLNELLGYEWGKDLHSFRIPGVQGEGLKMLWEAGAARTQPTMELTYTTPGVTDIYKTISETMRQPNLMVNLDGKRFINEEIMNNTVYTGNAISLQRERMAFTIIDDSILDTYRKNGLDYVTVHHNIKTIENWDKELHNYFSGEGSDSAGLSELHSEAQKKQVNVFVADTLEELCEKTGINLENLKETIDEYNRMCSTSDEMFFKKHKYMKPLKGGKYYAARHFPAGYGSLGGVKTNDKMEVLNTSGIKIPGLYACGMDACNIYGDSYCFYMPGNTMGFAVNSGRMAGYNAVDYINSEEFM; from the coding sequence ATGAGTATAAAGTTGGAAGCCGATGTCATCGTAATAGGCGGTGGGGCATCGGGCATCACAGCAGCGGTGGCGGCGGCTGAAAAGGGTGTTGGAGTCATTGTATTGGAAAAAGGAAGCACCACCGGCGGAGCAGCCAATATGGGGATGGGCCTTTTTGCCGTAGAATCAAAATACCAAAAAGCACAGTTGATCGATTTTACAAAGGAAGATGCGTTCAACCTCTTGATGAATTATACCCATTGGAGGGTTGACGCCCGCCTGGTAAGAAGATATATCGAACAATCCAGCAATACCATTGAATGGCTGGAATCCATAGGTGTCGAATTTCTGGGCGCATACAAATACTTTGAAAAGTCAACCCAGACATGGCATATCGTGAAAACAAGAGGAAGCAATGCTCCGGCTGAAAGGGCAGCCTCCAACATGTTCCGGGCTTTAACTGAAAGAGCGGAAGAACTTGGCGTTAAAATTATGTATAACACCAGAGCAACCAAGATTTTAAAAGAGAACGGTTATGTGACGGGCGTTGAATTAATTACTGCTGACGGCGAAAAGGTTACCGCTGAATGCAATGCCGTTATCGTAGCAACAGGCGGATTTGGAGACAACCCGAAGATGCTCAATGAGCTGCTTGGATATGAATGGGGCAAGGATCTCCACTCATTCAGAATACCGGGCGTGCAGGGCGAAGGATTGAAAATGCTCTGGGAAGCTGGCGCTGCCAGAACACAGCCAACTATGGAATTGACGTACACGACGCCGGGCGTGACCGATATATACAAAACAATAAGCGAGACGATGCGTCAACCCAATCTTATGGTGAATCTTGACGGAAAGCGCTTCATAAATGAAGAAATCATGAACAATACGGTTTATACGGGCAACGCAATTTCACTGCAGCGCGAGAGGATGGCCTTTACCATCATTGACGACAGCATACTGGATACATACAGAAAAAATGGCCTGGATTACGTGACTGTCCATCACAATATTAAAACAATAGAAAACTGGGACAAGGAGCTTCATAATTACTTTAGCGGTGAAGGCTCCGACAGTGCCGGCCTTAGCGAACTTCACAGCGAAGCACAAAAAAAGCAGGTGAATGTTTTTGTTGCGGACACACTGGAAGAATTATGCGAGAAAACAGGGATAAATCTTGAAAATCTCAAGGAAACCATCGATGAGTACAATCGCATGTGTTCAACTTCAGACGAGATGTTCTTTAAAAAGCACAAATACATGAAGCCTCTGAAAGGCGGGAAATATTATGCTGCAAGACATTTTCCTGCAGGCTACGGCAGCCTTGGCGGCGTAAAAACTAATGATAAAATGGAGGTCCTTAATACTTCAGGCATAAAAATACCCGGACTGTATGCCTGCGGCATGGATGCATGCAATATCTATGGCGACAGTTACTGCTTCTACATGCCGGGAAATACGATGGGTTTTGCTGTCAACAGCGGAAGAATGGCCGGCTACAATGCGGTAGATTATATAAATTCTGAAGAATTTATGTAA